Proteins from a single region of Desulfovibrio sp. Huiquan2017:
- the gpmA gene encoding 2,3-diphosphoglycerate-dependent phosphoglycerate mutase produces the protein MHTLVLIRHGQSEWNLENRFTGWTDVDLTEQGVHEAVDGARLLKEAGLTFDVAHTSLLKRAIRTLWLVQDEMDLMWLPVFKTWRLNERHYGALQGLNKAETAQKYGDEQVFVWRRSFDTPPPELDSADARFPGNDPRYASLAPDELPRCESLELTIGRTMPYWFETIAPQVRAGKRVLIVAHGNSLRGLVKFLDSMSDEAITKLNIPTGLPLVYELNDDLTPVRHYYLGDQEAAVRAAEAVANQAKGE, from the coding sequence ATGCATACATTGGTATTGATCCGGCACGGGCAGAGCGAATGGAATTTGGAGAATCGGTTCACCGGCTGGACCGACGTTGACCTGACCGAGCAGGGCGTGCACGAGGCCGTGGACGGTGCCCGGCTGCTCAAGGAGGCCGGGCTGACTTTCGATGTGGCCCACACCTCGCTGCTCAAGCGGGCCATCCGCACCCTGTGGCTGGTCCAGGACGAGATGGATCTCATGTGGTTGCCGGTCTTCAAGACCTGGCGGCTCAACGAGCGCCATTACGGCGCGTTGCAGGGGCTGAACAAGGCCGAGACCGCGCAGAAGTACGGCGACGAGCAAGTCTTTGTCTGGCGGCGCAGCTTCGATACGCCGCCGCCGGAGCTGGACAGCGCCGACGCCCGATTTCCCGGCAATGATCCTCGCTACGCTTCACTCGCTCCCGACGAACTGCCGCGCTGCGAAAGCCTGGAGCTGACCATCGGGCGGACCATGCCTTACTGGTTCGAGACCATCGCGCCCCAGGTGCGTGCGGGCAAGCGGGTGCTCATCGTGGCCCATGGGAATTCTCTGCGCGGGCTGGTCAAGTTCCTGGACTCCATGTCCGACGAGGCGATCACCAAGCTGAACATTCCCACGGGGCTGCCCCTGGTCTACGAGTTGAACGACGACCTGACCCCGGTGCGGCATTATTATCTGGGCGATCAGGAGGCCGCCGTCAGGGCCGCCGAGGCGGTTGCCAACCAAGCCAAGGGGGAGTAG